Proteins encoded by one window of Lycium barbarum isolate Lr01 chromosome 11, ASM1917538v2, whole genome shotgun sequence:
- the LOC132617242 gene encoding beta-galactosidase 15-like, with the protein MASLRSCFYFVFLLFIISSIHAYQVSHDGRAITINGERRILLSGSIHYPRSTAEMWPDLIKKAKEGGLDAIETYVFWNAHESSRREYDFSGNLDLIRFLKTIQDEGLYAVLRIGPYVCAEWNYGGFPVWLHNMPGIELRTANQVYMNEMQNFTQLIVDMVKQEKLFASQGGPIILAQIENEYGNAQAAYGDAGKAYVEWCSNMAQSLDVGVPWIMCQQPDAPQPMINTCNGYYCDQFTPNNPNSPKMWTENWTGWFKNWGGKDPLRTAEDLAYSVARFFQTGGTFQNYYMYHGGTNFGRTSGGPYITTTYDYNAPLDEFGNLAQPKYGHLKELHDVLHSMEKILTSGNVTNTELENSVAVTIYALEGQKSCFFSNANETTDATIKYEGVQYNVPAWSVSILPDCKTEVYNTAKVNTQTSVMVQKSNDAESEPATLQWSWKPERIDEAIVLGRGQSSAHELLDQKVSNDTSDYMWYMTNVYIGKDDPIWSDDMTLRVNGSGHVLHAYVNGQHIGSDWATYGIFNYIFEKKVKLNPGRNHISLLSATVGLQNYGPHFDTIQSGIPGPVEIIGKKGDESIIKDLSSHKWSYKVGLKGISNKLSAENPKFKTGQWSSHDVPINRMMTWYKTTFKAPLGNAPVVVDMQGLGKGMAWVNGQSIGRYWPSYLAEGSCSNDPCDYRGPYSADKCTSKCGEPTQRWYHVPRSFLSSDENTLVLFEEFGGNPSLVNFQTVEVGTACGSAYENKTMELSCNGHPISAIRFANFGETEGTCGSFAKGNSSSEQDAVSVIEKECVGKEKCSVQASESVFGSTNCGNTAAKRLIVEAVC; encoded by the exons ATGGCTTCTCTCAGGAGTtgcttttattttgtttttttgctATTCATTATTAGTTCTATTCATGCATATCAAGTTTCTCATGATGGAAGAGCTATTACCATCAATGGAGAACGGAGAATTCTTCTATCTGGTTCCATTCATTACCCTAGGAGCACTGCCGAG ATGTGGCCAGATTTGATAAAGAAAGCAAAAGAAGGTGGACTGGATGCAATTGAAACCTATGTGTTTTGGAATGCACACGAGTCATCTCGACGCGAATATgatttttctggaaatttggatcTCATAAGGTTCTTGAAAACAATTCAAGATGAAGGACTTTATGCTGTTCTTCGTATTGGACCTTATGTTTGTGCTGAATGGAACTATGG AGGATTTCCGGTATGGTTACACAATATGCCTGGAATTGAGCTTCGCACAGCCAACCAAGTTTATATG AACGAGATGCAAAATTTTACCCAATTAATAGTGGACATGGTGAAACAAGAGAAGCTATTTGCATCTCAAGGAGGTCCAATTATTCTAGCACAGATTGAGAATGAATATGGAAACGCACAAGCAGCTTATGGTGATGCTGGCAAAGCTTATGTTGAATGGTGTTCTAACATGGCTCAATCACTTGATGTTGGTGTCCCATGGATCATGTGCCAACAGCCTGATGCTCCCCAACCCATG ATAAACACCTGCAATGGTTATTACTGTGATCAGTTTACCCCCAACAATCCAAATAGCCCAAAGATGTGGACTGAAAATTGGACTGGATG gtTCAAGAATTGGGGTGGCAAAGATCCTTTAAGAACAGCCGAGGACCTTGCTTATTCTGTTGCACGATTTTTCCAAACTGGTGGAACATTCCAAAACTATTATATG TACCATGGTGGGACAAATTTTGGTAGAACTTCTGGTGGCCCATATATTACAACCACATACGATTACAATGCACCACTTGATGAATTCG GAAATTTGGCCCAACCAAAATATGGTCATCTGAAGGAACTTCACGATGTGTTGCATTCCATGGAGAAAATTCTAACCAGTGGCAATGTTACCAACACTGAGCTTGAAAATTCTGTTGCG GTCACTATTTATGCATTGGAGGGGCAAAAAAGTTGTTTCTTTAGCAATGCAAATGAGACCACAGATGCAACCATCAAATATGAAGGTGTCCAATACAATGTTCCAGCTTGGTCTGTTAGCATTCTTCCAGATTGTAAAACTGAAGTTTACAACACAGCCAAG GTCAACACTCAAACTTCCGTCATGGTACAAAAATCGAACGATGCTGAAAGTGAACCAGCTACTCTTCAATGGTCATGGAAACCTGAGAGAATTGATGAAGCTATTGTTCTAGGAAGGGGTCAATCTTCTGCCCATGAATTGCTCGATCAAAAGGTTTCTAATGATACTAGTGACTACATGTGGTACATGACAAA TGTCTATATCGGTAAGGATGATCCAATCTGGAGTGATGATATGACCCTACGAGTCAACGGCAGTGGTCACGTCCTTCATGCTTATGTCAATGGTCAACATATTG GTTCCGACTGGGCAACATATGGAATCTTCAACTATATATTCGAGAAGAAGGTTAAATTGAATCCTGGAAGGAATCATATATCATTGCTTAGTGCTACTGTTGGGTTGCAG AACTACGGGCCTCACTTTGATACAATTCAAAGTGGAATCCCAGGTCCAGTTGAAATAATTGGAAAGAAGGGTGATGAGAGTATCATTAAGGACTTGTCTTCCCACAAATGGTCCTATAAGGTAGGTTTGAAAGGTATTAGCAATAAGTTGTCTGCCGAAAACCCAAAGTTCAAGACAGGGCAATGGTCCTCCCATGATGTTCCAATCAATCGAATGATGACATGGTACAAG ACTACGTTCAAAGCTCCACTAGGGAATGCTCCAGTTGTTGTGGACATGCAAGGTTTGGGCAAAGGAATGGCATGGGTTAATGGTCAAAGTATAGGTCGTTATTGGCCAAGTTATTTAGCTGAAGGAAGTTGCTCTAACGATCCATGTGATTATCGTGGTCCATATTCTGCTGACAAATGTACTTCCAAATGTGGCGAGCCTACCCAAAGATG GTACCATGTTCCGCGCTCATTTTTGTCTAGTGATGAGAATACATTAGTGTTGTTTGAAGAATTCGGTGGGAATCCATCACTTGTAAACTTCCAAACAGTTGAAGTTGGAACTGCATGTGGAAGTGCTTATGAGAACAAAACTATGGAATTGTCATGCAATGGTCATCCTATAAGTGCTATTCGTTTTGCCAATTTTGGTGAAACAGAAGGAACTTGTGGGTCTTTTGCAAAGGGTAACAGTTCAAGTGAGCAAGATGCTGTTTCTGTTATTGAAAAAGAATGTGTTGGAAAGGAGAAATGTTCAGTACAAGCATCTGAGAGTGTGTTTGGATCGACCAATTGTGGCAACACAGCAGCCAAGAGACTCATTGTGGAGGCTGTTTGCTAG
- the LOC132617191 gene encoding ethylene-responsive transcription factor ERF017-like, with the protein MVRPKVSREKKLNGDRYKGVRMRKWGKWVAEVRQPKSRDRIWLGSYDTAEEAARAYDAAVVCLRGPSAMINFPDDPPLINPSCHDDQTTLSPSQIQVAASRHARRVSESESTAAAMDNHGGSAVESAVFFRDGSEFGCSSFEDCYNLEDKRCVDHHGEGVDEVVLHDDLFDSARMWSF; encoded by the coding sequence ATGGTGAGGCCTAAAGTAAGCAGAGAAAAAAAACTTAATGGTGATCGTTACAAGGGTGTACGTATGAGGAAATGGGGTAAATGGGTTGCCGAAGTACGACAACCTAAGAGCCGTGACAGAATATGGTTAGGTTCATACGACACGGCTGAGGAGGCGGCAAGAGCTTACGATGCTGCTGTGGTTTGCTTACGTGGACCATCGGCTATGATTAATTTTCCAGATGATCCACCACTGATTAATCCATCATGTCATGATGATCAGACAACGTTGTCACCGTCACAAATTCAAGTGGCAGCTTCGAGACATGCAAGGAGAGTTAGTGAATCCGAATCCACAGCTGCTGCCATGGACAACCACGGCGGATCAGCTGTGGAGAGTGCTGTGTTTTTTAGGGATGGTTCGGAGTTTGGGTGTTCGAGTTTTGAGGATTGTTATAACTTGGAGGATAAGAGATGTGTGGATCATCATGGTGAAGGAGTTGATGAAGtagtgttgcatgatgatttgttTGATAGTGCTAGAATGTGGTCTTTTTGA
- the LOC132619687 gene encoding uncharacterized protein LOC132619687 — MGYYWPTMVKDCLDYARRCKACQFHANFIHQPLEALHPTVASCPFDAWGLDVVGPLLKPSLLKVVSKSKRDWHERMEEALWAYRTTYCTQTQATPYSLAYGVEAVLPLELQIPSLRLAIQEGLTEEENARLRLAELEALDEKRLEAQQNLECYQARLSRAFNKKVRLRSFQVEDQVLAVRRPTIVSHKSGGEFTSKWDGPYVIQEAYSGGAYKLVNADGLRIGPINAKFLKKYYP, encoded by the exons ATGGGATATTATTGGCCAACGATGGTGAAAGATTGCTTGGACTATGCTCGAAGATGCAAGGCTTGTCagtttcatgcgaattttatACATCAGCCGCTCGAAGCATTACACCCGACCGTCGCATCTTGTCCATTTGACGCTTGGGGATTGGATGTCGTTGGTCCGTTGCTGAAACCATCTCTTCTG AAGGTTGTCTCCAAGTCCAAACGAGATTGGCATGAACGAATGGAAGAAGCTTTGTGGGCATATAGGACGACTTACTGCACACAAACGCAAGCAACCCCATACTCGCTTGCTTATGGAGTTGAAGCAGTCCTACCACTTGAGCTCCAAATACCTTCTTTACGACTTGCTATTCAAGAAGGGCTCACCGAAGAGGAAAATGCTCGGTTGCGTCTTGCAGAGTTAGAAGCACTTGATGAGAAAAGGTTggaggctcaacaaaatcttgaatgCTATCAAGCCCGTCTATCTCGTGCCTTCAACAAAAAGGTTCGCTTGAGGTCCTTCCAAGTGGAAGATCAAGTCCTTGCAGTAAGAAGACCCACCATCGTTTCCCATAAATCTGGGGGCGAATTCACCTCAAAATGGGATGGACCATATGTCATACAAGAAGCATATTCAGGTGGCGCTTACAAGCTTGTTAATGCGGATGGCCTGAGGATTGGTCCCATCAATGCAAAGTTCTTGAAGAAGTATTATCCTTAA